One Epinephelus fuscoguttatus linkage group LG10, E.fuscoguttatus.final_Chr_v1 genomic window carries:
- the guk1b gene encoding guanylate kinase 1b isoform X3: MLLGATLLPVADVFSSEDLEKSSSFSCPNESETTDKDYHFTTKEAMQEAIDNGEFIENAEFSGNMYGTSKAAIEDVLAKNLICILDVDIQGVKRIKETDLNPIYVSIQPPSMEILEKRLRDRQTETEESLQKRLEAARIDMELSKEPGVFDVVIINDDLERAYEELKDILNVEIQKIQEAKS; this comes from the exons ATGCTTCTGGGGGCTACTTTACTGCCCGTAGCAGACGTCTTCTCCTCTGAAGACTTAGAAAAGTCATCCTCATTTTCGTGTCCAAACGAATCAGAAACCACAGATAAAG ACTACCACTTCACGACGAAAGAGGCCATGCAGGAGGCAATCGACAACGGAGAGTTCATCGAGAACGCTGAGTTTTCCGGCAACATGTATGGAACAAG TAAAGCTGCCATAGAAGACGTGCTGGCCAAGAACCTAATCTGCATCCTAGATGTGGACATCCAGGGGGTGAAGAGGATTAAAGAGACTGACCTAAACCCCATCTACGTCTCCATCCAGCCTCCCTCCATGGAGATCCTG GAGAAACGtctgagggacagacagacagaaacagaggagagtttacagaaaCGCTTGGAGGCAGCACGCATTGACATGGAGCTCA GTAAAGAGCCTGGAGTGTTTGATGTTGTTATCATCAATGATGACTTAGAGAGGGCTTACGAGGAGCTGAAAGACATCCTAAATGTT GAAATCCAAAAAATCCAGGAGGCCAAATCATAA